From Pirellulales bacterium, one genomic window encodes:
- a CDS encoding glycosyltransferase family 87 protein, whose amino-acid sequence MSKATITATTAGNKRRPWPLYLALAVALIAWCALDVQRRGRVDPDKPSVHKTDFTAYTIAGAAFFDGRDPYEVTNIRGWGYCYPPLFAMLVSPLDALDPRWQVSIWFFISVAVVAGLYHEGARLFKTFAALAGYQPGDIDFPRWIAWAALALTALPVMNCLQRGQVDVLKLYLLLLGIRLSITGATWRAWLAGGVAMAAAIVLKVTPALPVAFVLFVLASRLLFARSTVGDRRRASTTFVGVAAGGVTFALLVPAMLVGWQANLGYLDRFYHDKLTKANDHFESDKTGNTRSYRNQSFSNAVIRLGDFIGYEFLGGADDRLIDREWRDAPPMVMDDPGVGQVLLVARAAAVALLLLAGFLAVKRGDPLGQAAAIGLACAGSLVVSPISRGYYHTELLPGVLLLPLWLLSQNMRRAAYWMACVPVALVMAHYLALPITGRLGLLGIGTATWFATGLTMIAVGGRLTTMHDKHVPAPKVRRQLHRAESVQAGA is encoded by the coding sequence ATGAGCAAGGCCACTATCACCGCTACTACGGCGGGAAACAAACGTCGCCCTTGGCCGCTCTACCTGGCGTTGGCCGTGGCTTTGATCGCCTGGTGCGCGCTCGACGTGCAGCGGCGCGGTCGCGTCGATCCCGACAAGCCCAGCGTCCATAAAACCGACTTCACGGCTTACACGATTGCCGGCGCCGCTTTCTTCGACGGACGCGATCCTTACGAAGTGACGAACATCCGTGGTTGGGGATACTGTTACCCACCACTGTTTGCCATGCTGGTTTCGCCGCTCGATGCCCTCGACCCGCGCTGGCAAGTTTCGATCTGGTTCTTTATCAGTGTCGCCGTCGTGGCGGGCCTTTATCACGAAGGCGCGCGCCTTTTCAAGACATTCGCAGCGCTGGCCGGATATCAACCGGGCGACATTGACTTCCCACGGTGGATCGCCTGGGCGGCACTGGCTTTGACCGCGCTACCCGTGATGAATTGCCTGCAGCGCGGCCAGGTCGACGTTTTGAAACTCTATCTGTTGCTGCTCGGCATTCGCTTGAGCATCACGGGCGCGACTTGGCGCGCGTGGCTTGCCGGTGGCGTGGCGATGGCGGCGGCGATCGTGTTGAAGGTGACGCCGGCGCTGCCAGTCGCCTTCGTGTTATTTGTATTGGCTTCCAGGCTCCTCTTCGCACGATCCACAGTGGGCGACCGCCGCCGCGCCAGTACGACGTTCGTCGGCGTGGCAGCAGGTGGCGTGACATTCGCTTTGCTTGTGCCGGCGATGCTTGTCGGCTGGCAGGCCAACCTCGGCTATCTCGATCGCTTCTATCACGACAAACTGACCAAGGCCAACGACCACTTCGAATCGGACAAGACGGGCAACACCCGGTCGTATCGCAATCAGAGCTTCTCGAATGCCGTCATCCGCTTGGGCGATTTTATTGGCTATGAATTCCTGGGCGGCGCCGACGATCGATTGATCGATCGCGAGTGGCGCGATGCCCCGCCGATGGTGATGGACGACCCTGGCGTGGGGCAGGTGTTGCTCGTGGCCCGCGCGGCGGCCGTGGCGCTGTTGCTCTTGGCCGGATTCCTGGCGGTGAAGCGCGGCGATCCGCTCGGCCAGGCAGCGGCGATCGGCCTGGCGTGCGCCGGATCTCTTGTGGTTTCGCCGATCAGCCGTGGGTATTACCACACCGAGTTGTTGCCCGGCGTCTTGCTTCTGCCGCTATGGCTGTTATCGCAAAACATGCGACGCGCCGCATATTGGATGGCATGCGTGCCCGTCGCGCTGGTCATGGCTCATTATCTGGCCCTGCCGATCACCGGCCGCCTCGGCCTGTTGGGAATCGGCACGGCCACCTGGTTTGCCACGGGGTTGACGATGATCGCCGTCGGCGGCCGCCTGACGACAATGCACGACAAACACGTACCTGCGCCGAAGGTCCGACGGCAACTACACCGCGCCGAATCCGTGCAAGCCGGAGCTTAA
- a CDS encoding multidrug efflux SMR transporter — protein sequence MSWTYLVLAIGCEVAGTTCMKLSNGLTRPLISLLMFGLYGLSLTLLTLALRGIPVGVAYAVWSGLGTALIAVIALVAFGESLTLTKAVCLGLIILGVVGLNMSGGGH from the coding sequence ATGAGTTGGACCTATCTGGTGTTGGCCATCGGCTGCGAAGTGGCCGGCACCACCTGCATGAAGCTGTCCAACGGGCTTACCAGGCCGCTCATCTCGCTCTTGATGTTTGGCCTGTACGGGCTGAGCTTGACCCTGCTTACGCTTGCCCTGCGCGGCATCCCCGTCGGCGTTGCCTATGCCGTATGGTCGGGCTTGGGAACCGCGCTCATCGCCGTGATTGCGCTCGTGGCGTTCGGCGAGTCGCTCACCCTGACCAAGGCGGTTTGCCTCGGGTTGATCATTTTGGGCGTGGTCGGCCTGAACATGTCGGGGGGCGGTCACTAG